TTCCAAAAATAAAACCGGATCATTGTTACGTATAGCAGATATTAACAATCCTTTTGCATCGTAAGGTGTTGATGGAATAACAACTCTAATGCCCGGTTGCTGTGCAATTAATCCTTCCAATGAATCTGCGTGCAGTTCAGGTGTGTGAACCCCTCCGCCAAAAGGTGACCGGATTGTGACAGGCATCGTTTGTGTATTACCTGATCGGTAACGCATACGAGCCATTTGACCGTTGATTGCATCCATCGTTTCATAAACGAAGCCGAAGAACTGGATTTCCGGTACCGGACGAAAACCTTGCAGTGCAAGACCTATTGACAAACCGCCAATACCTGATTCAGCGAGCGGCGTATCAAATACACGATCTTCGCCAAATTCGTCCTGTAATCCTTCTGTCGCACGGAAAACGCCGCCATTTTGACCGACATCTTCACCATAAACAAGCACATTTTCATCATTTTTCAGTTCATTGTGCATTGCATCAGTGATTGCTTGAATCATTGTCATTTGCGCCATGATTTACTTCGACTCCTTTTCTTTATATTCTTCCATTTGCTCCTCTAAATTCGGCGGAAGTTCTTCATACATATTTCCAATTAAGTCAGTAACCTTCTGTTTAGGGTACTCATCTGTTTTCTTAATAGCTTTTTTAATTTCGTCTTTTGCTTCTTCAATTACTTTATTCTCTTCATCTTCTGACCAAAGATTTTTCTCTTCCAGAAGTTTACGGAAACGAACAATTGGGTCTTTTTTCTCCCATTCGTTATCCAGGTCATCTGTACGGTAACGCGTTGGATCATCACCAGCCATGGTGTGCGGACCATAACGATAGGTTAATGTTTCAATTAACATTGGCCCGTCGTCGTTAATTGCACGTTCACGGGCATGTTTTGTCGCCGCATATACGGCGAGAACATCCATGCCATCAACCTGTATACCTTCAATTCCCGCCGCAACCGCTTTTTGAGCTAACGTATTGGCAGCTGTTTGTTTTTCTACTGGAACCGAAATAGCAAAATGGTTGTTTTGCACAAAGAAAATAGCTGGAGCACCATATGCACCTGCAAAGTTGATCCCTTCATAGAAATCACCTTGTGAAGTACCGCCATCACCGGTATATGTTACAGCAACTGCTTTTTTACCACGCTTTTTCAAACCTAATGCCACACCGGCTGCTTGCGTATATTGAGCACCGATAATAATTTGCGGGCTTAATGCATTCATGTCCTCGGGGAATTGATTACCATGAAAATGCCCTCTTGAAAATAAGAAAGCCTGATATAGTGGAAGACCATGCCAAATAAGTTGTGGCACATCACGATATGCCGGTAATAAAAAGTCATCTGCTTCCAATGCATATTGACTTCCTAACTGCGAAGCCTCTTGTCCTGCAGTTGGAGCATAAAAACCAAGTCGTCCCTGGCGATTTAATGCAATCGAACGCTGATCGAGCACTCGGGTGTAAACCATTCTGCGCATTAACTCTTTCAAATCATCGTCTGAAAGATCCGGCATTGCATCCTTATTAACAATTTCTCCGTCTTCATTGAGAATTTGAAACATTTCAAACTGTTTTTCAACATTTTCTAGTACATGTTTCAAAATAGTTCACCTCTTCCTTCCTGATACATTTTTAAATACCCTTTACTAGCCTTCCCAAAATGTGAAAAAAACTGTACCTTTTACTCTTATTCTTGTTCCCTGTTTTGAATTTAACTAATCACTCCTTCAGACAAATGCAAAACTGTTACATAAAAAACGAGAAATTTATTGGTACAATTCATAATCTAATTAAATAATAGTTCATATAAGCCAATTTGGTCAATAACTTTGTTTTGATGTTTATCATTTTTTTAAAGGCTTACATAAGATGTATTTATTTGACTCTGTAAAGCAACAATCTGTTATAACAAAAAAATAAAACTGTATTAATTGTTCTGCCCCCTGTTCTTTTAGTAATTCTTATAATTAAACCTTTGGAAAATATATACTTTTTTACAGTTATATAACCTTCCTTCTTATTACTACAATCGGATTCTGAACACAAAAAAGTGTCATGAAAAATAAATTATTTTTATGACACCTTCTGCCCTTGGGAAACGATTATAATTATGAATAGCTGGTTTTTAGACAGCAGATAGCAACAAACTATTTGAAAACAGCTAATAAAAAGGATTTTTTAAAATAACACTTCGCTTTCCGGGGGCGGCTGGTGAGCCTCCTTGCGCTATCGCGCTTCGGTGTCTCACCGATGCCTTTCCTCCCCCAGGAGTGTACGTGAATTTCCTGCGCTGGGTTTTGCTCAATTTATGCTCAATTTATTCTGATATTTAATACAACGGGGCATAAGTAAAGTTATTATAAACCAGCAGCAGGAATATGCGAGACTCGGAAGCGAGGTGCGAGCTGAGGTTGCTCTGTACTAGACCGCGTCTAAGAAGACACTGCGAAAACGAATTTTTGAGCAGATGTCGCCTTGGTACCCGGAGGTATGAAAGCGAGTATAATCCAGCTGCGGCATCAGAGAGCATTACAAATGTATACGCCGCATTTATATAGATAACAACAAAAATTGCGAGAAGAGCCAATAAAAAAAGAACCAGACGAAATGAATCTCTGGTTCCTTTTTACGATTAATTTATATTATTCTTGTGAATCGGATTTGCTCTTGCTGTTGCTCGGAGCATTATTTTTGTATTCCACATTCATACCGGCAGCCTCATAAAACGCTTCTTTTAATTTATTATACTCGGTAGTAAATTTGTTGAATTTTTCATTTGCTTCGATAACTTTTTCGTAACTTTTATTCACTTTCTTTATATGATCTGTCAGCGTCTCCTGCTCCAGGTCTTCTTTTTGCAGCATCGTATATAGTTCTTTTTCAAGCTTAAGCGAATCGGAATATGCTTTGTTCAACTTATCATAAGCTTCGTAACGGTCCATCATTACACTGTACATTTCTTCTGCTTTTTTCTTCACTTTTTTGTCTTCCAGGTCTTTTATCATGCTTTCTATTTTTGTAAATTCCTCTTTGGAAGCTTGAATACTTTCCTTTTCAAGCTCTATCTTCTCTGACCTTTTTTCTATTGTATCAATTGCCTGCTTTGACAGTTCTTTTATTTTATCAAATTCGTCCATTCCCAAATCTATAATTTGAGCGTATATTTCCTGTTCCTTCTTTTCCAGTTCCACAATTGGATCCTGCTGTTCCTCGAAGGTTGCCTCCAATTCCACAGCTTTCTCCAAATGATTATAAATCTGTTCGGACGTAGAAGTCCCGCTGCATGCGGTAAGTAATGCAATTATAATAAATACAATAAATACGAATGACTTTTTAATCACCACGTGTCGATATCCTCCCTCATTCTCTGTTGCAAAATTTATACCCTAGTATAACACATTTCAGAGAAAAAACAGGACACTGAATAAATATTTCTGCTTGTCCTATAGTAAATTTATGATGTGAAAATACATATTATGTTAAAATATTAACATTACGTAGTGTAAGGAGTGTCAATCAATGATTACAATGGATGATATAGTGCGTGAAGGCCATCCCTCATTACGGGAAAAAGCCCAGGACGTACCTGTCCCTCCAACTGAAGAGGACATACAACTCCTAAATGATATATTGACCTTTGTAAAAAATAGTCAGGACGAAGAATTGGCAAGTAAATATAATTTAAGACCTGGCGTGGGTTTAGCTGCACCACAATTGGGAATAAATAAACGAATGTGCGCTGTTCATCTGGAGGACGCAAAAGGGAATTTGTACAGTTACGGGCTGATAAATCCGAGAATAGTCAGCCATTCAGTTGAAAGAGCATACTTAGCAGCAGGAGAAGGCTGTCTCTCGGTAGACCGCAATGTTGAAGGGTATGTACCGA
The genomic region above belongs to Virgibacillus doumboii and contains:
- a CDS encoding alpha-ketoacid dehydrogenase subunit beta; this translates as MAQMTMIQAITDAMHNELKNDENVLVYGEDVGQNGGVFRATEGLQDEFGEDRVFDTPLAESGIGGLSIGLALQGFRPVPEIQFFGFVYETMDAINGQMARMRYRSGNTQTMPVTIRSPFGGGVHTPELHADSLEGLIAQQPGIRVVIPSTPYDAKGLLISAIRNNDPVLFLEHMKLYRSFRGEVPEEEYTVDLDKADIKRDGKDVTLVAYGAMVHAALKAAEELEKEDIDAEVIDLRTVSPVDVDTIVESVQKTNRMVMIQEAQRQAGVAAHVISEVQERAILHLEAPILRVTAPDTVYAFSEAEEIWLPSHKDILEKVNQVINF
- the pdhA gene encoding pyruvate dehydrogenase (acetyl-transferring) E1 component subunit alpha, which encodes MKHVLENVEKQFEMFQILNEDGEIVNKDAMPDLSDDDLKELMRRMVYTRVLDQRSIALNRQGRLGFYAPTAGQEASQLGSQYALEADDFLLPAYRDVPQLIWHGLPLYQAFLFSRGHFHGNQFPEDMNALSPQIIIGAQYTQAAGVALGLKKRGKKAVAVTYTGDGGTSQGDFYEGINFAGAYGAPAIFFVQNNHFAISVPVEKQTAANTLAQKAVAAGIEGIQVDGMDVLAVYAATKHARERAINDDGPMLIETLTYRYGPHTMAGDDPTRYRTDDLDNEWEKKDPIVRFRKLLEEKNLWSEDEENKVIEEAKDEIKKAIKKTDEYPKQKVTDLIGNMYEELPPNLEEQMEEYKEKESK
- a CDS encoding YkyA family protein, which encodes MVIKKSFVFIVFIIIALLTACSGTSTSEQIYNHLEKAVELEATFEEQQDPIVELEKKEQEIYAQIIDLGMDEFDKIKELSKQAIDTIEKRSEKIELEKESIQASKEEFTKIESMIKDLEDKKVKKKAEEMYSVMMDRYEAYDKLNKAYSDSLKLEKELYTMLQKEDLEQETLTDHIKKVNKSYEKVIEANEKFNKFTTEYNKLKEAFYEAAGMNVEYKNNAPSNSKSKSDSQE
- the def gene encoding peptide deformylase, with amino-acid sequence MITMDDIVREGHPSLREKAQDVPVPPTEEDIQLLNDILTFVKNSQDEELASKYNLRPGVGLAAPQLGINKRMCAVHLEDAKGNLYSYGLINPRIVSHSVERAYLAAGEGCLSVDRNVEGYVPRNARITVKAIGLDGNELKLRLRDYPAIVFQHEIDHLNGIMFYDHINKEKPFAVPDNSKAIE